In the genome of Cydia strobilella chromosome Z, ilCydStro3.1, whole genome shotgun sequence, one region contains:
- the LOC134753695 gene encoding uncharacterized protein LOC134753695: MFFNAGIVLLCIASCHTAPLDDPIRVELPVYDQPQASSDVDTVPVVADQRSESARSDKSIVGNLIAHKIDELGKRIAHNHNQYNHAQLAHYEGAEYLATGYFGAPVKTLEGAILESEGYGSKKLSLKENLHGIVAGLLQPKPIVDTIKEEEKYGNSGDKFFTAGRALVTGAEGVSNLVNSVLEVPGTIFKKITRIATEKLNNLGGKIIGL, translated from the exons ATGTTCTTCAACGCCGGTATCGTCCTGCTCTGCATTGCGAGTTGCCACACTGCGCCACTAGACGATCCTATTCGGGTGGAGCTGCCGGTGTACGACCAACCGCAAGCCAGCTCCGACGTTGATACCGTTCCCGTGGTAGCTGATCAGCGCTCAGAATCAGCCAGAAGTGACAAGTCGATTGTCGGGAATCTCATTGCGCATAAAATTGATGAGCTTGGCAAAAGAATTgcacataatcataatcaatatAATCATGCACAATTGGCACACTAC gagGGGGCTGAATATTTAGCAACGGGATATTTTGGTGCTCCAGTGAAGACTCTTGAAGGCGCTATCCTTGAATCTGAGGGATACGGCAGCAAAAAATTGTCACTGAAGGAAAATTTACACGGCATCGTCGCAGGACTCTTGCAA CCCAAACCTATAGTGGATACGATAAAGGAAGAAGAAAAGTATGGTAACTCGGGCGACAAATTTTTCACGGCTGGAAGAGCCTTAGTCACTGGAGCAGAGGGAGTATCCAACCTCGTTAACTCGGTCCTTGAG gtGCCTGGGAcaatattcaagaaaataacaAGGATCGCAACTGAAAAACTCAATAACTTGGGTGGAAAAATAATTGGGCTCTAA